The following proteins come from a genomic window of Methylorubrum populi:
- a CDS encoding PD-(D/E)XK nuclease-like domain-containing protein — translation MRIIDHNEGRVPGPGLYRMPAALYHADPAPGPSLSSSIARAIISETPRHAHAKHPRLTPQTEDSKNRKMDLGSVAHEILTGEGRGIHVITATNKAGEAVETYATKAAQEERDEALAAGLTPVLSCDLLKAERMVAAVRSRLAETPETKGAFEQGAGETSLVWQDRLGLWGRAQLDWRGPEPHLIWDLKTTSAGLSDRAIATKIAEGLDIQEHWYRRGLTRLVPDLMGRVRMRFVFVETVEPFECRVIELSGEQQWLGERKAITAAVLFRECLRTGRWPGYAAGISRVEAPAWPAAQWEAREAADPLFREFGTALVLAHSTAAPDQEIAA, via the coding sequence ATGCGGATCATCGACCACAACGAGGGGCGCGTGCCCGGCCCCGGCCTCTACCGGATGCCGGCGGCGCTCTATCACGCGGACCCGGCACCGGGCCCGAGCCTGTCCTCGTCGATCGCCCGCGCGATCATCAGCGAGACGCCCCGGCACGCCCACGCCAAGCATCCGCGCCTGACGCCGCAGACCGAGGACAGCAAGAACCGGAAGATGGATCTCGGGTCCGTCGCCCACGAGATCCTGACGGGCGAAGGGCGCGGCATCCACGTCATCACCGCGACGAACAAGGCCGGCGAGGCTGTCGAGACCTACGCGACGAAGGCCGCACAGGAGGAGCGCGACGAGGCGCTCGCCGCCGGGCTGACGCCGGTCCTGTCCTGCGACCTCCTCAAGGCCGAGCGCATGGTCGCGGCGGTGCGCTCCCGGCTCGCCGAGACGCCGGAGACCAAGGGCGCATTCGAGCAGGGCGCGGGCGAGACCTCGCTCGTCTGGCAGGATCGGCTCGGGCTGTGGGGCAGGGCGCAACTCGACTGGCGTGGTCCCGAACCGCACCTGATCTGGGATCTCAAGACGACTTCGGCCGGCCTCTCGGACCGCGCCATCGCGACGAAGATCGCCGAGGGCCTGGACATCCAGGAGCACTGGTATCGCCGCGGCCTGACGCGGCTGGTGCCCGACCTGATGGGCCGGGTGCGCATGCGCTTCGTCTTCGTCGAGACGGTCGAGCCGTTCGAGTGCCGCGTGATCGAGCTCTCCGGCGAGCAGCAGTGGCTCGGCGAGCGTAAGGCCATCACGGCGGCCGTCCTGTTCCGCGAGTGCCTGCGCACCGGGCGGTGGCCCGGCTACGCGGCCGGCATCAGCCGCGTCGAGGCGCCGGCATGGCCCGCCGCGCAGTGGGAAGCCCGCGAGGCCGCTGACCCCCTCTTCCGCGAGTTCGGCACGGCCCTGGTGTTGGCCCACTCGACCGCCGCCCCCGATCAGGAGATCGCCGCGTGA